One Vanessa atalanta chromosome 8, ilVanAtal1.2, whole genome shotgun sequence genomic window carries:
- the LOC125065867 gene encoding TM2 domain-containing protein CG10795: protein MMLILFVVSYLSLFCCETYASDEVKGDKSVIVDCGTLRLGQYICPDPSLNQIDPDTQQYRGCTKGKDIASEGEAEVQCIAADGIICNETNNSTLRRKLPCKWTNGYSLEIALLLSVFLGMFGLDRFYLGYPGIGLAKLCTLGFMFLGQLLDIILIAAQVVGPSDGSAYVIPYYGAGVSVVRSDNETYLLPQADWHNIT from the exons ATGATGTTGATCTTATTTGTTGTAAGTTATTTGTCATTGTTTTGTTGTGAAACATACGCATCTGATGAAGTTAAAGGCGATAAAAGTGTAATAGTAGACTGCGGTACTTTACGTTTGGGACAGTATATTTGTCCTGACCCTAGTCTAAATCAAATAGACCCGGATACTCAACAATATCGCGGCTGCACTAAAGGAAAGGATATTGCTTCAGAAGGAGAAGCAGAAG TACAATGTATAGCAGCAGATGGAATTATTTGCAATGAAACCAACAATTCCACCTTAAGAAGGAAATTACCCTGTAAATGGAC GAATGGTTATTCTCTAGAAATAGCTTTATTGCTATCGGTATTTCTAGGAATGTTTGGATTGGACAGATTCTACCTTGGATATCCTGGTATCGGCTTAGCTAAGTTGTGTACACTTGGTTTTATGTTTCTTGGCCAGTTGCTAGACATCATACTTATTGCAGCacag GTTGTAGGACCATCAGATGGGTCAGCCTATGTCATTCCATACTATGGAGCTGGGGTATCCGTTGTGAGGAGTGACAATGAGACTTATCTCCTGCCTCAAGCTGACTGGCACAACATTACATGA